Part of the Gemmatimonadaceae bacterium genome is shown below.
ACAACGGGTACACGTCGCAATCGCCTTCTCGATTGAATCGACCGTGTCCAGACTCGGACCGCCCGAGCCGAATAGATCGCGCGAGGTCGTTCCCACGACAATTCCTGCTGGCGCGAGCTGGCCTCCGACCTCGGGCGTCGAGGCGGGAATGCCGCGATCTGCGGATGGTCGCCCTCCTTTTTTGTTTGGCTCGGCTCCCGCGGCGCGGAGCGCGGCGCGCCAGTCGTCGGGCGGAGAGTTCTCCGGCTGCCTAACGTCGCTCGGCTCGAAAGCCTGCTTCGCTGCCGGCTGACGGGCTCCCACGATCCGGAGTGCCTCCTCGACGCTGAGAGCGTCGAGCACGAGCTCACGCTCGCCGAGCTCGCGGCGCTGCTCCAGATATCGGCGTAACTGCTCTCTAGGATCGGTCACGAATGAGCTTCTCCACCCGATCGAGGATCTCATCGGCGACGTCATCCTTCGACAGAAGGGGAAGGACTTCATCCTTTCCGTCGCGACCGATGAGCGTCACGCGGTTCGTGTCGACCTCGAAGCCCGCGCCGGGCTCGCGCGCGTCGTTGACGACAATGAGGTCGAGCGCTTTTGCGTCGAGCTTCTCTCGCGCGCCGCGGACGACGTCATCCGTCTCGAGCGCGAATCCAATGATCACCGCGTCCTTCGCGCGTGCCTTACGAGTGCTCGCGAGAATATCCAGTGTCGGCGTCAGCGCGACCGATTTTGGTGCCGACTTCTTCTTGATCTTCGACGGCGACGGTTGCTCCGCGCGAAAATCAGCGGGCGCCGCGGCCATGATCAGTGCTTCTGCCTTCGGCAGCTCCTGCTCGACCGCTTCCGCCATCTCCTCCGTCGTCTCTACTTCACGTGTGGCGACGCCGACGGGCGCGCTCACGCTCATCGGACCGGCGATCAGCGTGACATCGGCGCCTCGACGCCAGGCCGCAGCCGCGATCGCGACACCCATCTTGCCGCTGCTGCGATTCGAGATGAAGCGCACGGGATCGATCGCCTCGCGCGTCGGGCCGGCCGTAACGAGAATGCGCCGATCGCGCAGCGATGAATCGGTCTCGAGGAGCCGCCCGACGTGTGCGAAGATCGTCTCCGGCTCGGGCATCCGTCCCGGACCGCTTCCCTCACCGGCGGCGAGCATTCCTTCTTCTGGTTCGAGAATCCGATAGCCGAGAGATTCGCGCAGATGCGAGACGTTTTCTGCCGTCTGCCGGTGCGCCCACATTGCATCGTTCATCGCCGGAACGATGAGCACCGGCGCCTTGGTCGCCAACAGTACGGCGGACAACAAGTCACCTGCCTGACCGGCCGCGGCGCGCGCGATGAAATCCGCGGTCGCGGGTGCAACGACGATCGCGTGCGCCTCGCGGGCAAGTTTGATGTGATCGAGCGCGCGGCCGGCGTCGAAGAGACCGGTGTGCACCGCGCGCCCGGTGAGCGCCTCGAACGTGACGCGGCCAATGAACTCCGCGGCGCCGGCTGTGAGCACGACGTCCACTTCGGCCCCAGCCTTGCCTAACAAGCGCGCGAGCCACGCCGACTTGTAGCTCGCGATGCCGCCGGTGACGCCAAGCAGGACGCGACGCCGGTCGAACGGCCGCATTGGCGAAGGCGGGGTGACGCGCTACTCCGCGCGGCGGCGCGGCACCACGCGATAGACGATGCTGCCCGTCGCCAGCTCCTCCATCGAACGCGTGGTCAGCTTCTTCTCGCGCGTCGACGACCGATCGCGGGGGAACTCGTTGAGCACGCGCGCGTGCTTCGCGGCAATGAGCACGCCGAGATACTTGTTCGCCGCCTTGTCCTTCCCGACGAGATCACTGGGAGTAAAAACGCGCATTGATGACTCTCGCTGAATAAATGAAAAAAACGCTCAATTCCGTAATTCACGTTCCAGACGCTGCACGAGGGCCGAGACCTGATGTCTCAACCCTGACACGCGCTCGCGTCGTAAGACTTCCGCATCGATGATCGACGACACCCGCGCGACTGCTTTGGACAGGTCGTCGTTGACGACCACGTACTGGTACAGATCGACTGCCTGGAGCTCCTGAAGTGCCGACTGCAATCGCCTCGCCAGCTGATCCGGCGACTCCGTTCGACGCTGGCGCAACCGCTCCAGCAATACTTCCGCCGACGGTGGCAGGACAAAAATCGTCACAGCTTGCGGAAACGCTCGAACTAACTGCTGCGCTCCCTGAACGTCGATGTCCATTACCACGTGCTTCCCCGCCCCGAGAACCCGCTCGATCTCCGACCGCAACGTGCCGTACATATTGTCGTGCACCTGCGCCGATTCGGCGAATTCGCCGTGGTCGCGCCGACGCTCGAAGTCCGTATCGGAGAGGAAATAATAATCTCTCGCGTCCACTTCTCCGACCCTTGGGGCACGAGTCGTACACGAAACCGAGTACCCGAGGTCCGATCGCTTCTGGAGCAGTTCCCGGGCGATCGTCGTCTTCCCGCCGCCGGACGGCGACGAAAGGATGATCGGGAACGGATTCACTCCAGATTCTCCACCTGCTCCCGAATCCGCTCCAACTCCTCCTTGATAAGGAGCACGTCCTGGAGCATCGCGGCGTCGTTCGCCTTGCTCCCGGTCGTGTTCGCTTCTCGCAACAACTCCTGAAGCAGGAAGCCGAGCCGCTTACCTACCCCGTCGCTCGGAGCGCTTTTCAGCGCTACCCGGAACGCGTCACTATGGGAGCGAAAGCGTGAGACCTCTTCGCTCACGTCCAAACGATCGGCGAGAATCGCGATCTCTTGCGCGAGTCGCTGGTCATCCAGCGTCACTCCACCTGCCAGTTCCTGAACCGCCTGCCGCAGACGATCGCGTTGTTCCACCAGCCGCGTCGGTGCCCGCGCTGCGATCCGGTCCACCGCCTCTTCGATGAGCCGCAGTCGCTCCAGGACGTAGGCCGCGAGCCGCTCGCCCTCCGCTACGCGCATCGCGTCGAGCGCCGACACCGCACGTGAGACAATGTCAACGAGCTCCTGCGCACTGCCCGCGGCTTCCGCGCCGTTCTCATGCGATCCCAGAACGTCTGGAAGACGCAGAATCGTTCCAACGTCGAGCGTCGGCTCGAGGGCGTAGCGCTGCTGCAGCCCCCGCAGCTGCTCGACATACGCCGCGAACCGCGCCTCGTCGATGCGTCCTTCCGCTTGCTCGCGTGCGATGCGCGCGATGAGCGTGACGTGACCTCGACTCACGCCGCGCCTCAGCGCGTCGCGTACGTCGCCTTCCCACTTGCCGAATTCCGACGGAAGCTTGATGGAAGGATTGAAGAACCGGTGATTGACGGATCGCACCTCGACGGCAACCAGCGCCCCGCCGACCTCACCTTCCGCGGATCCGAACCCGGTCATGCTCCGTATCATCGGCAAGCGCCTAAGATGTGCGCTGACAACAACCTTGTCAATTCCAGAACTCCCAGCGCACACCGTAGAACTGGTTCAGCCGCGGCATCAGGTAGCCAGGCACGAGCTCGTACGGCTCGCCACGAATGTCCCGGAACTGATACGTGAAGATCGCACTCACGATCCGGATCTCGAGGTGAAAGTTCCAAACTCGTGAATCAGGCACCGGGATCGCCTGGAAGGCGTTTGCCGTGGTGTCGAACGTCGGAAACAACGTTCGCGATCGGTACTCGTGCATGATCGACGCGAGGATGCTGAAGTTTCCACTCGGGAAGCGACTCAGCCAATTCGTTGAGAGATAGACTTCCGTGCGTGCCTGGTACTGCGGGCGGTAAAAGCCCGCCGAGTCGTTCCAGCGAACGCCGAACGCCTGCATGCGGAGCGCTTTGTAGATCGTCCCGTTGATCTCGGCCATGTAGCCGGTGGCTGGTGTGCCTTCGATCGCGACGTACGGGCGGCCGAACACCCGAGGAGGAACGAGCAACGTGCTATCCCGCCGGATCACGCCTCCTCCGAGCCACAATCCGCCAAAAAGGCGAAGTGCTGCCTCGCCACGAAGAAAGTTTGTCGTGCTGCTCGAGTCGGGTGATTGCCGGTCCTTGCTCGTGCCGGCCGTCGCGAGGACGCTCAGGAACGGCAGCGGCGTTAGGCGCCCGGTGACCTCGGCCCGATTCAGCGAGTCGGGTCCCATTCCCTCGGCGAACGCCGAGACGGAGAGCGGGCCGGTAACGAACTCCACGCGGCCCGAGGGCGTCCAGAGCGTCGGCGCCTTTGCTCGTTTCGTCAGGATAGACGTTAGGCAGACGGTGCACGGAGGTATCGGCGGCGACAAGTTGAGATCGCCGACGCGGTATCGCTCGGCAGCCTCGAGGCGCAGCGGGCCGAGCGTGAGGCCGCTCGATAGTACGTACTGAGCGCGAAAGCGAGTCGTGTCCTTCTCGCGCGTATCGCCGCTCGACAGTCCGAGTCCATTGTTCGATTGATGCGAGATCGTGTAGCCCACCGAGCTGGCCATTGCCTGCATCCATGGGCCCTGCTCAGGGTCGCCATAGCCAAGGCGCAGATATGCATCGGTGCGTGTTGCCGTGAGCGCTGGCACGCTGTCGACCGCTTGCGTGCCGCGAATCGTCTGCGGAGTGATCTCGCCTCGATTGCGGCTCGTGTGCAGCGCGAAGGCATCGAAGCTCCAACCGCGCTTCGCCCAACCAAGTCGGCCGAGTAGCGAAAGCTGATCACTGCTCGGGCTGACGCGGCCCGGTGGTGTCGTGCCGTATTGCTGTGCGCCGACCTGAACACCTTCTCCTCCGCCGAAGCGCTTGCCAAAGTAGCCACGGTAAAGGTTCGTCTGCTGATCGCCGGTGCTGATGTCCGTGCGCGTGTACGGCGTCGTGTGATCGACACGCCAGGTACGTGTATAGACGCGAACCTCCGTTGCGCCCCACTCGATGCGCAGCTCCTCGAGTGTCCAGAGCTGCACCTCGGTGAGGTCGAGCAAACCGCTCGTGCGCTCGTCGACCTCGTCGTATTCGACGCCATCGAAGAAGACGCGGACGCGCCTGACGTCTCCAAGATACGAAGACATCATCGGCGACGCGATCCAACCGGACCTGAGCCCGGTGATGCCGGGAATGCGGTCGAGAAGATCTTGCAGTGTCACTGCGCCGCTCGCGAAGAGCGCCGCCTTGTCGAAGACGAGTGTCCGCCCGATCGCGAGCGGAACGGGCATCGGGGCGCGTGTATACGGCGGCTGAATCGAATCGCGAACGGGCGGTTTCGGACGAATCGAGTCGCGTTTCGCGAGTGAGTCGCGCAGCAGAGAATCCGGCGTCGGCCTCGCGGGGATTTTGATCGCCGCCGAATCGCGGCCGGCCGAGTCACGTTTGACACGCGAGCTGTCGCGCTTCGCGCGCGTCGTGTCGACCTGTGCCTCCGCGGTGCGGTGCAAAATGGCCCCGACCGCCAGGCCGAGGCCGATCAGCAGCAGAAGCCGTCGCGCGCGTGCGATCAGCGCGTCCTTCCCCGCACGAATTCGACGAATGTTCCCACCGGGACGCCCGTCGGACCTCGTGGAATCGTGCCGAGATCTGATTCCGTGTACGCCGTCCCGGCGACGTCCAGATGGACCCAGGGATACTCCTCGGCGAACTCCCTCAGGAACAGCGCGGCCGTGATCGTGCCCGCCGGACGTCCGCCCGAATTCTTGATATCGGCGACATCCGACTTGATGAGCTCTTTGTAATCGTCCCACAACGGCAGCGGCCATCCCGGTTCCCCAGCGCGCTTCCCCGCGTCGAGCACTTCCTGCACGAGTGCTTCGTCGCTTCCCATCACCCCCGTCGCCGTGTGGCCTAACGCGATGACGCAGGCGCCCGTGAGCGTTGCGGCATCGATGACCGCCGCCGGTTTGTAGCGCGCCGCGTACGCCAACACGTCAGCCAACACCAAACGTCCTTCGGCGTCGGTATTGATGATCTCTATGTACTTGCCATTGCTCGCCTGCACGACATCGCCCGGCTTTACCGCCGTTCCCGACGGCATGTTCGTCGTCGAGCCGATGAGACCGACGACGTTCACCGGCAATTGCAACCGCCCGATCGCTTCCATTGCTCCGAGAACGCCAGCCGCGCCGCACATATCGAACTTCATCC
Proteins encoded:
- the coaBC gene encoding bifunctional phosphopantothenoylcysteine decarboxylase/phosphopantothenate--cysteine ligase CoaBC, encoding MRPFDRRRVLLGVTGGIASYKSAWLARLLGKAGAEVDVVLTAGAAEFIGRVTFEALTGRAVHTGLFDAGRALDHIKLAREAHAIVVAPATADFIARAAAGQAGDLLSAVLLATKAPVLIVPAMNDAMWAHRQTAENVSHLRESLGYRILEPEEGMLAAGEGSGPGRMPEPETIFAHVGRLLETDSSLRDRRILVTAGPTREAIDPVRFISNRSSGKMGVAIAAAAWRRGADVTLIAGPMSVSAPVGVATREVETTEEMAEAVEQELPKAEALIMAAAPADFRAEQPSPSKIKKKSAPKSVALTPTLDILASTRKARAKDAVIIGFALETDDVVRGAREKLDAKALDLIVVNDAREPGAGFEVDTNRVTLIGRDGKDEVLPLLSKDDVADEILDRVEKLIRDRS
- a CDS encoding DNA-directed RNA polymerase subunit omega encodes the protein MRVFTPSDLVGKDKAANKYLGVLIAAKHARVLNEFPRDRSSTREKKLTTRSMEELATGSIVYRVVPRRRAE
- the gmk gene encoding guanylate kinase, which encodes MNPFPIILSSPSGGGKTTIARELLQKRSDLGYSVSCTTRAPRVGEVDARDYYFLSDTDFERRRDHGEFAESAQVHDNMYGTLRSEIERVLGAGKHVVMDIDVQGAQQLVRAFPQAVTIFVLPPSAEVLLERLRQRRTESPDQLARRLQSALQELQAVDLYQYVVVNDDLSKAVARVSSIIDAEVLRRERVSGLRHQVSALVQRLERELRN
- a CDS encoding YicC/YloC family endoribonuclease is translated as MTGFGSAEGEVGGALVAVEVRSVNHRFFNPSIKLPSEFGKWEGDVRDALRRGVSRGHVTLIARIAREQAEGRIDEARFAAYVEQLRGLQQRYALEPTLDVGTILRLPDVLGSHENGAEAAGSAQELVDIVSRAVSALDAMRVAEGERLAAYVLERLRLIEEAVDRIAARAPTRLVEQRDRLRQAVQELAGGVTLDDQRLAQEIAILADRLDVSEEVSRFRSHSDAFRVALKSAPSDGVGKRLGFLLQELLREANTTGSKANDAAMLQDVLLIKEELERIREQVENLE